The Paenibacillus yonginensis genome segment TTCTGCTCCCACAACTTCAGGATTAGCGGAAGAGTGACTGTAACCTTGGTTAACGAAGCACAGTCATATAAGGTATGAATCCCTGCCTGACGTTCCTTTTCTCCTGCCTCGGCCAACCCGACTGCATAATATAAACAAACACTTTTATAGCGGATGCCGGCTACACCTCCCGGAATCAATCCCTCCTGAACAGCCTTTCGCAGCGGCTGCCAAACGTCCCGTAAACGTTCTCTGTAATCCGGCCCCCAAGCTGTGCCGGTTGCGTCCCATTCCTCGTAAGGCACAGCAGCATCAAACCTATTCATATAACAGATACGGACGGCGGATCTCCCGCCATTGTTCACTGTCCGCACGCCAGGCACTCAGGATTGACTGAAGTCCCTCGGGATCGGCTGCCTTTTGCCTGACCTCGGCAGTACCGCTTAGAATATCAATAAAAAGTTTGCCGTCTTCCCGGCCCCGCCACTCCAGCTTCTCCGGATGCAGCTCTAAAATCTGATGAAGCAGCGTTAGCCCACTCTCTACAGATCTAAAGCTGTCTTGATCCGTCACATAAGTCATTATTCCGTTGCAAAGTTCCCCGGCATATTTATGGAAAGAGGGAGTAAAGGTGACAGGATGATAGTGCACTCCCGGAAGCTTTAAGTCCGCCATCGTTTCTGCCAGCTTTCGATGGTTCAGCCATGGGGCTCCAATCATCTCAAAGGGTCTGGTCGTTCCTCGGCCCTCCGACAGATTGGTGCCTTCAAACAGACAATTTCCCCCGTATATACGAACCGTTTCCATGTTCGGCATGTTGGGGGATGGCATAATCCAGGGCAGCCCCGTATCAGGAAACTCCATGGACCGATGCCATCCTTCTAGAGGAATCACTTCCAAACGACAAGGCTTCTCCATTTGGCTGTTTACAAGACGTGCAAACTCTCCGATCGTCATTCCGGTAAGAATGGGCATCCGCCAGGCACCAACCATCGATTCAAACTCTTCCTCCAACATCCCTCCCTCAATGCGATGTCCTCCGAGAGGATTCGGACGATCCAGCACCAGCAGTTCTACTCCATAATCTGCGCAAGCCTCCATCACATAAACAAGTGTCGTTAAATAGGTATAAAACCTAACACCCAAATCCTGGATATCATAGACAATCGCGTCCAGATTTTTTAAACTTTCGGCAGTTGGTCTTCGGTTTGTCCCGTAAAGACTGTATACCGGCAGGCCATACCCCGCATCCATTTCATCTTCAAACTGTAGGCCCGCCTGCTTCTCATTCCGCAAACCATGCTCACAAGCAAAAAATGCAGTGAGTTTGCCCCCTTTTACGTTTTGACAAAGATCAATCGTTGACCGAAAGCTGGAATCAATGCCTGTTGGATTGGTCAATAAAGCGAACCTTTTGCCACCCAGCAGCTTGGGCCCCAGTCTTGACAATTGGTCGGCTCCGGTCTGAACGATTCCCGGCATTTGCAATCCCCCTTTCCAATAAAAAAATGTGGTAACTTTCTTTACACCGAAAATTATAACAGCATAAAACAAAATTTCAATATAAAATTTTACTTCAAAACGAATTTCGATGTATGCGTTAAACCAGTATATATATTGGAATATATTTTATAGTATACACCTAAAAACTCTTGTTTTAATAGTGATTCTTAATATCTTTCATACTGATAAGTAAATATTGTTTTGAAATTTTATTTTACATAAATGATTTTTTAGCTTATTCTATTAATGTGTTGAATGTGGAATGAATTACACCTGGTGTGATGTTTGGAACGGAGGGATTATGAGACACGTCATCGGAATTGATGGAGGCGGTACAAAAACCGAGCTGTGCGTGGCCGACCTGAGCGGTCATACATGGATAACCCATGGCGGGGCTTCCAGCAACGTAAAAGCCGTGGGGTTAAACCGGGGATTGGAAGTCATCCATCTTATGTTAGAAGATGTTTATAGAAACCACGACCTCCTGGCAAAAGATTGTGTGGGGATTTGCCTGGGACTGGCAGGCACCGAGCAGTTGGATGAACGAAACGCTGTTGCCGACCATGTCCGCCGTTACTTTGAGAAACAAGACCATACAGACGTGGGGATTCGGGTTACAAATGATGCCGAAATCGCACTTGCGGCCGCTTTCGGGAACAACCGGGGAGTGATGGCCATCAGCGGCACCGGGTCCATCGTTTTCGGTATTGCTTTATCGGGAGAACATCACCGTACTGGAGGATGGGGTCATCTGTTAGGGGATAAAGGAAGCGGTTATGAAATCGGCCTCTCCTCTCTTCAATCTGTCATGTTAAGCTTCGATGGGGTAAAACCTCCGACACTGCTCACCTCTTTCATCTTGAGAAAGCTTGGCTTGTCTGCCCCACCAGAACTTAGAACCGTGATGTATCAATCCCTTATCGAGAAGAAACATATAGCCGAATTGGCCGAGGTCTGTATCCAGGCAGCCGAAGAACAGGATGCAACTGCTTTGAACATCTTGTATACGGCAGCTGGAGACTTGGCAGCCTTAACAGCAGCACTTCGCAGACAAGACCCTTCATTCTCGGATGTCCCCCAAGGGGTAACGGGGTCGATCTTCAAACACTCCTCGTTATTCCTGACCTTTTATAAAGAACAGCTTGAAAAGCTTTGCGGGCCCATCGCCATCATCCAGTCCAAGCATCGGCCTGTCTATGGAGCCGTGAATTTGGCGTTACGATTGAAGGAGGAACCATAAATGAAAGAACCCTTGCATATGCTGGCAACCGAACAGCAGAATCCGAATACTCGACATATTGATCGCAAACCCCTGGAGGAGATACTACGTCTAATCAATCAAGAGGACCAACTTGTTCCCAAGATCATAGAGCAGTGCATTCCCGAAATTGCAAAAGCTGTCATTGCCATCACGGATGCCTTTACCGCTGGTGGAAGATTGCTATATTTCGGAGCCGGCACAAGCGGTCGTTTAGGCATTCTGGATGCGGCAGAGTGCCCGCCCACTTACGGAACGCCTCCAGAGCAAATCGTCGGAATAATCGCTGGTGGACAGCAGGCCATCCAGCAGGCCGTGGAAGGCGCTGAAGATGATCAAGAGGCAGGCAGGATGGCCGTGGAACAAATGAAAGTGACCGCTTTGGATGTGGTGGTCGGCATATCGGCAAGTGGACGTACCCCTTATGTGGTTGGCGCCATGAAAAAGGCAACCGAGTTCGGCTGCACCGTAGTGGGGATTGCCAATAACCGCAACTCTGTTATGAAGCAGGTTGCTGACATTATGATTGAGGCGGAGGTAGGCCCTGAGGCCATCTTAGGCTCGACCCGAATGAAGGCCGGAACGGCCCAAAAGCTCATTCTGAACATGTTGACCACTTCATCTATGATTCTCAGCGGCAAAGTATACGACAATCTGATGGTAGATATGCAGCCCTCCAATCTGAAGCTTGTTGACCGGGCCAAACGTCTTATCGCTTTGGCCACTGGAGCGGATGACCAAACCATAAAGCAGGCCTACGAAACCTCAGGTCGAAATATCAAAGCGGCAATCGTCATGATCCAGTCCGGCTCTCATCCCGATCAAGCCAAAGCCCTGTTGGCGCAGTCAGGCGGATTCGTCGAAGAGGCAATCCGAATGGCCCGGTCAGAGGTATAGAAGAAGCTGGCTGCGCCCAAAGTCTTTGCCCCTATTTGAAGAGCCAAGTTCATCTATGCTATCCTTTTAGTACGGAGTATTTAAAGCTGAGGAGGAGAGCGCCTATGACAATTCGCCGATTTGATTTAAGCGGTTTGAAACTGATTTGTCTGTTTGCGCTCTCCTTGATTCTTTTTCTGACGCCTCCCCACAGCACCGCGGCTACAGCCGCCACTTCTTTCACAGGGGTGCCGGCGGCTGCAGAAACCAGCGATGTGACAGAAACGGAAGAAATGGAGAACACCCTCCAGTTCCGTCCTGTCGTTCGAGTATCCCTTCAGCAGCCCTTCAAAGACTCCCTGCGCTTCTCCCCCATGCTGCTCTTTATTCTATCGTTACTGTGCTCCGCTTTTTTGGCCTTATCTTTTATGGATATCCGCCCCATTATCTCAAGGCGCCTCAAACGGATCATGCTTTACCCTGTTAAATTCACCTCCAGATTTGTGGCTTAAATTTCTCCAATTCACTCATGGTTTTCGGTTTTTTTAAACCTGACCAGCGGGTTTATTTTCGTGCTGCCATTTTGCGAAAAAAAAAAGTTCAATTGGAGGAATTTAAGCGATGAATTTGAAAGAAACCGATCTGCCGGGCATTGGCAAAAAATTTGTAGTGACCACCCGCAGCGGCGACAAGCTGGTTATTATCGTTCACGATGACGGAAGACGCGAGCTGTACCATTTCAAGCATGACGATGAAGAGGAAAGCATCTCCATGGTTACGCTTGACGATGATGAAGCCAGACACATCTCCGCTATTGTAGGCGGGATCAATTATAAACCTAAAGCGCTCGAAACCATTGAAGTCGCCCTCGATGATCTGATCATCGAATGGTACCGCATTGAAAGCGGATTTAAGTGTGTAGGCCTTTCCATCGGAGAGTTAAATGTAAGACAACAAAGCGGCGCAACTATTATTGCTCTTATCGACCCTACACACGGCAAGACAATCAATCCCGGTCCGGATGTAGTCATCACGGCCAATTCGATGCTGGTCGCCCTTGGCGAACGCCAGCACCAGAAGCGGCTCCGGCAAGTCCTCTTGAATGGGGGCGGTTAATTTGGACCATCTGATATTTGAGATCGGTTTGGCTGTGGCTTTGATCGCCGCAGGCGGGTTTATTTCCGCCAAGCTGAGGTTCTCGGTGATTCCCTTCTACATTCTTATCGGCATGGCCGTAGGCCCGCATGCCGGACAAATCTGGCATCTGGACTTTCGTTTTATCGAAAGTGCGCCTTTGATTGAATTTATGGGCCGGATCGGCGTATTGTTCCTTCTGTTCTATTTGGGACTGGAGTTCTCGGTGGGAAGATTGATCAAATCGGGTAAATCGATTGCCGTTGGCGGAACCATTTATATAGCCATTAACTTTACTTTAGGGCTTTTATTCGGCTGGGGGGCCGGGTTCCCGCTTCAGGAAACGTTGATTGTTGCCGGCATCACCACCATCTCTTCAAGTGCGATTGTGGCCAAGGTATTGGTCGATCTCAAGCGCACGGCCAATCCTGAAACGGAAATGATTCTGGGGATCATCATGTTCGAGGATGTTTTCCTCGCTGTTTATATCTCCATCTTGTCCGGTCTGGTCCTCAGCGGATCATCTACCCTTGGAGGCGTGCTGTTATCTGCCCTGCTATCGCTTGGGTTTATGCTGGTGCTCCTGATTGTCGGCCGCAAAGCCGTACCCCTGCTGAACAAATGGCTGAATGTATCCAGCAATGAGCTGTTTGCTTTAATCATCTTTGCTTTGCTGTTTATCATAGCCGGATTCTCGGAGACGATCCACGTAGCCGAAGCGATTGGCGCGCTGCTGGTTGGCCTGATTCTCGCCGAGACGGAGCATGTCCACCGGATAGAACGCCTGATCATTCCGTTCCGGGACTTCTTCGGGGCCATCTTCTTCTTCAGCTTTGGCCTGACCATCGACCCTCTCGCCTTGGGAGGAGCCTTATGGTATTCGCTTGGAGCGGTAGTCGTGACCTTGATCGGCAACTTTGTGGCCGGCATGTTAGCCGGCCGGAGCGCCGGATTATCGCCTAAAGCTTCCTCCAATATTGGCTTGACAATCGTATCGCGGGGTGAATTCTCCATCATTGTCGCCAACTTGGGCAAGGCCGGCGGGCTTCTACCGCTGATCCAGCCCTTTGCGGCTCTCTATGTGCTGATCCTGGCCATTCTCGGACCGCTTCTGACCAAAGAAAGCAAACATATTTATAAGCTGCTCAACCGGATATTCAAATTTGAGAAACGAAATCGGACGGATGAGAAAGCAGCCTTAGGAGATGACCCGGCCGGCTGATGTAAAGTACCTTTCAGTCCACAAATATACAAGCTTTTATGATTTTCGGGTCCTGCTTTCGTTCCGCCGCTTGGGAGGCCTACGATGGACGACATATTCCCGAATCCAAATGAAATTGCCTCAATCGAAGTTGTGGAAGCATCAGGTAGTGAACAAATTATCGGTTTTATCTTTGTGATCGCCGTTCTGCTGTTCGTTTATATTTGCATAATCAAAAAGGTGGGCTTTGCCGCCCCCAAAACGGCGCGCATTTACTGCAGCCATCATGCCGAGGTCGCTTTAGCGATCAAACAGAGATTAAATCGTGAGACCCGGTTAATCTCCCCGCCATCTCAGGCTGGCTCCAAAGCCCTGCTCAGCTGCGATATCAACCGGCTTGAAATTAGCAGGCTTGCAGCGATCGCCAGACTCGCCGACCCTGCATGTGATATCGAGGTCTCCGATAATTGAACCTGACCTTTCTTCCTTGTAAGGCAATCAAAAAAGCCTTCAGATCGCTTATGGCGATTTGAAGGCTTTTTCGCGGAAGCTGCACCGCAGCTGCTTCTTGGATCTGTTAATGGCCGGCCGGAATCCGGATGGACAAAGCGCTTTTGGCCGGCATAGGGAAAGCGATGATCTCGGCTCCCTGGAGTTTTAAGCTGACCGCTGCCTCCTGCTCACTGTCATTAAAGAGGACAACAGCCCTAGAGGCATCCTTATTCACAAAAGCCACGGAACGGATCGCTTCCTCACTCGATTCAGAGGCGATTCGCAAAGCGCCCGGACGAATGATTTTGCTGAAATGAGCCAAAGCATAATAATCCAAAGTATAAACAAGCTCGCGCGTCTGCTGGTTAACTTGCACGATTCCCCGGCATGTGCTGTTGCCAAATCCCGGGACCGTGGGTCCATTTTGCTCATCCAGCGCCATATTCCATAAGATAAAAGATTTGCTGTGGTTGCGCAGAATCTCAATCCCTGTCCGCATTACGTTGCTGAAGGCCTGCTCGAAAGGAGGAATCCATTCCCCGCCGGAGCCTTCCGTGAAATGCACTTCTTTGTTCGGGAATTTCTCGAACACTTCGCTTTGCGCCGATGGTTTCCCGCCGTACCAGTGCCACGCTACGCCGTCCACCTGCTCCATCGCCTGTTCCAAAACGGTCGTCGGGTAATCGGGACGATCCCAGTTATGATCATAACAAAGGATTTTGGTATGGAGTCCATGGCTAACGAATGCAGGCTTCAAATAATCTCTAACGAATTCGGCCTGAGCTTCAGCCAGCATCTTCATGCTCGGATAATGGCTTGGCTCATATAGGGGTTCATTCTGCGGCGTTACCGCATAAATATCAAGACCTTTTTCCCGATAAGCCTGGATATAACGTGCAAAGTATTCGGCAAAAGCCGGATAATATTCTTTCTTCAGTTCCCCCGTTTTCATGGAACCGCTTGTCTTCATCCAGGCCGGTGCACTCCATGGCGAAGCAAACAGCTTCACTTCAGGGTTCAGCTTCCTGGCTTTGTGCAGCAGAGGAATAATATCTTCTTCATCATGGGCGATGGAGAAATGCTTCAACTCCGGATCAATTTCGCCATCAGGCCTATCATTATAGCTGTAGATGGATCTTGCGTAATCAGAGGCTCCCATCGGATTCCTTAACACGGATATTCCTATCCCTTCTGACGGGTCAAACAAACGGGTCATGACCTCCGCCTGCTGCTCCATATCCAGAACTTGATGAATCAGATAAGCGGCCGAATCGGTAAAAGAAGCTCCGAATCCATCTATCTCCTGAAAGGTTTCTTTCTCGTCTAAGGTTACAGTAACTTTGTCACCCTCCGGTTTCGGACGGTTTGTCAGCTGCTGCGCAGACTGCTGTATAAACAGCTCGCCT includes the following:
- a CDS encoding exo-beta-N-acetylmuramidase NamZ domain-containing protein; translation: MPGIVQTGADQLSRLGPKLLGGKRFALLTNPTGIDSSFRSTIDLCQNVKGGKLTAFFACEHGLRNEKQAGLQFEDEMDAGYGLPVYSLYGTNRRPTAESLKNLDAIVYDIQDLGVRFYTYLTTLVYVMEACADYGVELLVLDRPNPLGGHRIEGGMLEEEFESMVGAWRMPILTGMTIGEFARLVNSQMEKPCRLEVIPLEGWHRSMEFPDTGLPWIMPSPNMPNMETVRIYGGNCLFEGTNLSEGRGTTRPFEMIGAPWLNHRKLAETMADLKLPGVHYHPVTFTPSFHKYAGELCNGIMTYVTDQDSFRSVESGLTLLHQILELHPEKLEWRGREDGKLFIDILSGTAEVRQKAADPEGLQSILSAWRADSEQWREIRRPYLLYE
- a CDS encoding cation:proton antiporter regulatory subunit — its product is MNLKETDLPGIGKKFVVTTRSGDKLVIIVHDDGRRELYHFKHDDEEESISMVTLDDDEARHISAIVGGINYKPKALETIEVALDDLIIEWYRIESGFKCVGLSIGELNVRQQSGATIIALIDPTHGKTINPGPDVVITANSMLVALGERQHQKRLRQVLLNGGG
- a CDS encoding glycoside hydrolase family 30 protein, which produces MSELLIYQSKGEGELFIQQSAQQLTNRPKPEGDKVTVTLDEKETFQEIDGFGASFTDSAAYLIHQVLDMEQQAEVMTRLFDPSEGIGISVLRNPMGASDYARSIYSYNDRPDGEIDPELKHFSIAHDEEDIIPLLHKARKLNPEVKLFASPWSAPAWMKTSGSMKTGELKKEYYPAFAEYFARYIQAYREKGLDIYAVTPQNEPLYEPSHYPSMKMLAEAQAEFVRDYLKPAFVSHGLHTKILCYDHNWDRPDYPTTVLEQAMEQVDGVAWHWYGGKPSAQSEVFEKFPNKEVHFTEGSGGEWIPPFEQAFSNVMRTGIEILRNHSKSFILWNMALDEQNGPTVPGFGNSTCRGIVQVNQQTRELVYTLDYYALAHFSKIIRPGALRIASESSEEAIRSVAFVNKDASRAVVLFNDSEQEAAVSLKLQGAEIIAFPMPAKSALSIRIPAGH
- the murQ gene encoding N-acetylmuramic acid 6-phosphate etherase; translated protein: MKEPLHMLATEQQNPNTRHIDRKPLEEILRLINQEDQLVPKIIEQCIPEIAKAVIAITDAFTAGGRLLYFGAGTSGRLGILDAAECPPTYGTPPEQIVGIIAGGQQAIQQAVEGAEDDQEAGRMAVEQMKVTALDVVVGISASGRTPYVVGAMKKATEFGCTVVGIANNRNSVMKQVADIMIEAEVGPEAILGSTRMKAGTAQKLILNMLTTSSMILSGKVYDNLMVDMQPSNLKLVDRAKRLIALATGADDQTIKQAYETSGRNIKAAIVMIQSGSHPDQAKALLAQSGGFVEEAIRMARSEV
- a CDS encoding BadF/BadG/BcrA/BcrD ATPase family protein, whose product is MRHVIGIDGGGTKTELCVADLSGHTWITHGGASSNVKAVGLNRGLEVIHLMLEDVYRNHDLLAKDCVGICLGLAGTEQLDERNAVADHVRRYFEKQDHTDVGIRVTNDAEIALAAAFGNNRGVMAISGTGSIVFGIALSGEHHRTGGWGHLLGDKGSGYEIGLSSLQSVMLSFDGVKPPTLLTSFILRKLGLSAPPELRTVMYQSLIEKKHIAELAEVCIQAAEEQDATALNILYTAAGDLAALTAALRRQDPSFSDVPQGVTGSIFKHSSLFLTFYKEQLEKLCGPIAIIQSKHRPVYGAVNLALRLKEEP
- a CDS encoding cation:proton antiporter codes for the protein MDHLIFEIGLAVALIAAGGFISAKLRFSVIPFYILIGMAVGPHAGQIWHLDFRFIESAPLIEFMGRIGVLFLLFYLGLEFSVGRLIKSGKSIAVGGTIYIAINFTLGLLFGWGAGFPLQETLIVAGITTISSSAIVAKVLVDLKRTANPETEMILGIIMFEDVFLAVYISILSGLVLSGSSTLGGVLLSALLSLGFMLVLLIVGRKAVPLLNKWLNVSSNELFALIIFALLFIIAGFSETIHVAEAIGALLVGLILAETEHVHRIERLIIPFRDFFGAIFFFSFGLTIDPLALGGALWYSLGAVVVTLIGNFVAGMLAGRSAGLSPKASSNIGLTIVSRGEFSIIVANLGKAGGLLPLIQPFAALYVLILAILGPLLTKESKHIYKLLNRIFKFEKRNRTDEKAALGDDPAG